One Clupea harengus chromosome 12, Ch_v2.0.2, whole genome shotgun sequence DNA segment encodes these proteins:
- the lyrm7 gene encoding complex III assembly factor LYRM7 translates to MESRMKVLRVFKALHKTRMIVFQEDHKALTAAKLKINEEFRKNMHETSEENIQKMIKTASNVDVVLRSGVVQMEHVGEKLLLRPREDLLLENVPYCDTPRKKS, encoded by the exons ATGGAGTCACGTATGAAG GTGCTCCGAGTTTTTAAAGCTCTCCACAAAACAAGAATGATAGTTTTCCAAGAAGATCATAAGGCATTGACAG CTGCAAAACTGAAGATAAATGAGGAGTTTAGGAAGAATATGCATGAAACATCTGAAGAGAATATTCAAAAG ATGATTAAAACTGCTTCAAATGTTGACGTGGTACTTCGCAGTGGTGTTGTACAAATGGAGCACGTTGGAGAAAAGTTGT TACTACGACCGAGAGAGGACCTGCTTCTAGAAAATGTACCTTACTGCGATACACCAAGGAAGAAGTCATGA
- the hint1 gene encoding histidine triad nucleotide-binding protein 1, with the protein MADEIEKAQGAKPGGDTIFGKIIRKEIPANIFFEDDQCIAFHDVAAQAPTHFLVVPRKPITQISKAEEADAALLGHMMIVAKKCADQLGLSKGYRLVLNEGPDGGQSVYHIHIHVMGGRQMGWPPG; encoded by the exons ATGGCTGATGAAATAGAAAAGGCTCAGGGCGCAAAGCCAGGAGGCGACACTATTTTTGGAAAAATAATTCGTAAAGAGATTCCTGCCAATATATTTTTTGAAGATGACCAG TGCATAGCCTTCCACGACGTTGCTGCTCAGGCACCCACTCACTTTCTGGTGGTCCCGAGGAAGCCCATAACCCAAATCTCTAAAGCGGAGGAGGCTGATGCTGCA CTACTGGGTCACATGATGATCGTGGCCAAGAAGTGTGCCGACCAGTTGGGGCTGTCCAAAGGATACCGTCTGGTACTGAACGAGGGGCCGGACGGCGGCCAATCCGTCTACCACATCCACATTCACGTCATGGGCGGCCGCCAGATGGGCTGGCCCCCCGGCTAA